Below is a window of Deltaproteobacteria bacterium DNA.
GAAACTTGCAACTTCCACTTTCAACTGACCCCCGAACCCCGATCCCTGATCCCCGAAATTTATTTTCGAACTAAACCCTCATACCCGCCCCGAAGCAGGCACCACGAATCATGAAAATTGTTTTCGCCGAACGCTGAACGGTATTTTCGACCTAAACCGGTATAGGGGCCACCACCTGCGAAGAAACGAACATCCAGGTAACCAGGGCGGCATTGACCAGGGCCCCCAGGTAAATTTTGCCGGTGAGTTGGAAGAACCAGGTGGAAATGGGGACGGTCATCAACAATACCCCGACTATGTGGAACAGATTGAGAACAAAGGTGACAAACATCCCCCCCGGTCCGACAAAGGGGATAAATCCCGTGGTTAACAAGGGAATATATTGAACCATCAATAAAAGAATCAAAGGGGAGATCAGGGCAAAACTATTGGAAAAGGACCAGGAGATAAAGGTTCTCAACCAGGTTTCTTTGAAGGGCCTTCGCAGTTGGCCGTGAAGAAAGAGGCCCGTTCCTAAAAACCCGACCAGGATAAAGGGGAAATAGAGCAGGCAGACCTTGGCCCGATAGGGAGTCAGATCGCTGGCAAAGGGAAACCAGAACCGGAAATCGACGATAAATCCGTATTCCAGCAGATGCTCACTGAAATAAACATAAAAGAAAAGGATGAAACCCAACAGAATCGTTTTGCCGATGGCCACCCCGTCCAAGGCGAATCGATACTTATGGTAAGAGATCCCCAGGTCCGCCAAAGTCAGTCCAGCCTGCCGCGACCGTTTCCGGTACCAATATTTGAAAAGAAAAAACCCGATGACATTGATCCAGAAAAACCACCAGACCGTACCGTTGACCATCATCATGGGGAAGAGCCGGTCAATGGGGACGACAAAGACGTGCAGGCCGAAGAGGATAAAAATCAGAGGCAGGTAAAGCCCCATCAGGATCGCATTTAGCCCGGCCAACTTAAAAAATGATTTCCCGGAACAGGTATAGGCCGGGGAGGGAGAACCCCGGAGGGTTCCGAAGAACTCCATTCTCAACAGCAGTGCCCCCAGAAAAAGAAGGGATGCAAAACTGGCCAGCATGGCCGTCAGGGTGGCCCACTCTTTAATGGGCCAAATCTGCCGGGTCGCTTCGATCCAGTATGGATGAGGCGGGTTTAAGGCCTTTCTCATCCAGGTCAAGGCCTCGGTTATGGCGGCCCGATTGTGAGACTCCTGGACATGGGTTAAGGGAGGCACAAAAACCTTTCGGGCCGTACCCTGGGCAAAATCGCCATAGGTTTCATTAAGCCGCGGAGCGGCAACGGGGATGACCTTCCGGGACTGGGGAGTGCTCATCCACTCCTTTTCGATGTCCTGGGTACCGGTCATCCGTTTCCGGAATTCATCCCACTTCCCAATGATCATAAGCATATTCCTGGGATTGGATTCCGAGGCATCCATTCGATAGGCAAATCCGGAGATCGCCAGGGCTTTTGCGTCCGGATCCTTCAGGGCCACCGTATAAGCCCACTCCGCACCCAGGCTGTGCCCCATCAGCCCCAGGGAGTCCCTGGATACAAAAAGCAGGGTCTTTAGATATTGGAAAGAGGAAAAAACACCATAGGTCTTGTCAAAACTCGGATCTTTAAGGTCGTTCGGAAGGCCCGAATTGCCCCGGCCGATTGCATCAATCTCCAGGACGACAAAACCTCTCCTGGCCAATTCAAGGCAATAGGCGTCGCTGGTTTCCCGGTTGTTCTGATAACCATGGGCATAGACGATTCCCGGTGAAGGGCTTTGATGGGTAACCGTTATTGGCCTGAAAAGTTTTGCCCGGATGGGTATCCGGTTATAATTAAGAAAGGTGGTATTGGTCACCGCCACCCTCCCAAAATCCCTCTGGATGAACGAGGCCGTGATAACAGACCCCAATAAAATGAATAAGGAAAAGAAAAAGCAGATCACCAGGGCAACCGGACCGGGGGGTTGAAACCTTTTCGGGGTGTTCATTTCTTGATCCTTTCTCCAGATGTTTAAGAAGGATAGCGAAGTTTTATGGTATACCGGCTGATTAAAAGGTATAGTACGACCAATTGGTCTTGTCAACACCCTCTTTGGAAGCAAAATAAAGTTGCCCGCAGGGGGTCCATTAAGATAATATAGATGAAACGAGTAACAGGGAGATTTCAAATCTGTATGGTTAAACTTGTTCGGGTTTGGAGGTTGCCATGATTCATTATAACGGCGTCAATCACCTGGCCATGGCCACCGGCGATATGGACCGGACCATCCGTTTTTGGCGGGATTTGCTGGGTATGCGGCTGGTGGCCGGTCTGGGAAAACCGGGCTACCGTCATTATTTCTTTCAAATCACAGACAAGGACCTTTTAGCCTTTTTTGAATGGCCCGGGGTCGTTCC
It encodes the following:
- a CDS encoding alpha/beta hydrolase — its product is MNTPKRFQPPGPVALVICFFFSLFILLGSVITASFIQRDFGRVAVTNTTFLNYNRIPIRAKLFRPITVTHQSPSPGIVYAHGYQNNRETSDAYCLELARRGFVVLEIDAIGRGNSGLPNDLKDPSFDKTYGVFSSFQYLKTLLFVSRDSLGLMGHSLGAEWAYTVALKDPDAKALAISGFAYRMDASESNPRNMLMIIGKWDEFRKRMTGTQDIEKEWMSTPQSRKVIPVAAPRLNETYGDFAQGTARKVFVPPLTHVQESHNRAAITEALTWMRKALNPPHPYWIEATRQIWPIKEWATLTAMLASFASLLFLGALLLRMEFFGTLRGSPSPAYTCSGKSFFKLAGLNAILMGLYLPLIFILFGLHVFVVPIDRLFPMMMVNGTVWWFFWINVIGFFLFKYWYRKRSRQAGLTLADLGISYHKYRFALDGVAIGKTILLGFILFFYVYFSEHLLEYGFIVDFRFWFPFASDLTPYRAKVCLLYFPFILVGFLGTGLFLHGQLRRPFKETWLRTFISWSFSNSFALISPLILLLMVQYIPLLTTGFIPFVGPGGMFVTFVLNLFHIVGVLLMTVPISTWFFQLTGKIYLGALVNAALVTWMFVSSQVVAPIPV